In Paramicrobacterium humi, the genomic stretch TGCGCAGACACCCACAAAGCCCAGCGCTGCGAAGCCGAACACGACAGAAGTCTGTGAGATCGCCATCGCACCGAGACTTGCGATGAGGGCGAGCACTTGTAGCGGGATCGGCCCAAGCAGGTCGGTGCGTGTGAGCCGAGTGATCGACAGCCCCAGGGCGATGGCTCCGGGCAAGAAGGCGAGAGCCAAGAAGTAGGGATACAGCACGCCATAATCGAGCATCCCTAACGGAAATGACGGTGCCGCTGTTGCGAGCACTGCGGCGACGACGAGTGCCGAGGTGCGGGCGGGAGCAAGCAATTCGACCAGGGTCAGGATTCCGATTGGCCAGATGACCGCCGCGACAACGAGGTTGGACATGTTCGCTGCCGTGACAACGTCGCCGCCTGTGATCATCGCGACGATGGAGACAAGGTCATGCCAGCCGGCCGGATAGAAGCTCGATTGCCCTTCGGGAAGGATCATTCCCGTCAGGTGGAGTGACGACCCGTTGAGCGTGTCGAGGATGTATCGGACTCCATTGAGGTGGAACGCGGCATCGTAGGTCTGCGACACGCTGTCGGGTCGGCCGTACACGAGGACCAGCTGCGTACAGATGATGGCGGCCGAGATCGGCAGCGCGATTCCAAAACCGCCACGGAACTTTCGTGGACTCGGTCGTTCACGCCGCGGCCTCCCGCGGACGACGAGGAGGCGCACGGCGAGGGCGATGAGCGCGAGCGCGATGCTGAATGCCCCGACGCTCGCGGGGTTCCATGCGATGCCAAAGGCGGGGAAGACGAGTCCTGCCGTCGCGAACGTGGACACAGTTACGGCGGGAGCCGCGACGATGAGAAGGTGGCGGCGAGCACCGGCAGCGGCCGCAATAACCGCACCCGGTGTGTACGCGACGGCGAGTGCCACGAGAGCGACAACAATCGCCGAAAACCACGTCATCGACAAAATCTCCTCAACGTCGTCGCATCTCTCACCTGCGCTATTGCGCTACGCCTGTCCCTGTGCGCCACTTGTGTCGTCTCTGAACCCGCGCTGGATGAGGCGACGGTAGAGCACGCGCCTCACGCTCACGGGCACAAATCGATATACGCCCCTGACGACGAAATTACGCAGGAATTGGAAACGTGTGGTGAACCCCGCTCGTCGCAACGCTCGCTGCAGATCCCACTCGGCCCGAAACTGCTTTCGTCCGCCACGTCGCGCATACGCTCCGGCACCGACCCGGTACATGACAAGCGGCTCCGGCAGGTTTTCAACGCGGGCACCATGCTGAATCATTCGGGCGAAGAGCCAATAGTCTTCCATGAGCCCGATGTCGTCATACCCGCCTGCTGCGGCGACAGCTGGCCGCCGGTACATGACCGTCGGGTGATTGAAGGGATCGTGAAAGCGTGAGTACCGTGCGATCGTCGCCGTCCCGGTCGGAGGCGTGCGCTTGCCGATCACCTCACTCGTGTCGTCCGTGAACTCGAGCATTCCCGTGCCGACGAGATCGTAGCCGTCGGCGATCTTTTCCATCTGCTTTTCGAACCGCGACGACAGGGAGACATCGTCCGCGTCCATCCGCGCCACAATGTCGTAGCTGCACGCATTCAGTCCAACGGTGAGTGCGTTCGCGAGTCCGCCGCGCTCCGCGATCTCGATGTGGCGCACCGGAACCTTGGTGCTCTGCTTCATCTTTGCGATGGACGAAGCCAACAGATCGGGCACTTCCCCGTCTTGGACGAGGATCACCTCGGACGGAGGAAGTGTCTGGTCCCGCGTTGAGCTGAGAAAGGCGCGTTCGAAGTGGTCGGCACGATCGTTCATGTAAACGGGAAGCAAGAGAGAGAACTGCGGGCCGGTTGAATTGCCGGTCATGCTGCCCTCCGTATTTCTTCCAGAACGTCAGCCGGGACTCCTGCGCCAAGCAGCGCTTCCGCGTTCAATCGCGGCTTTCGCTCCCGGGCTTCCTTCACTCCCTGCACGAAAGCAGCGCGAAGCGTCGCCCGGTCGGGCGATTTGAGAAACGTCCTTCCCCAGCGCGCGAGCGAGGATGCCCCGTAGAGAATCTTCTCGAGTGGCCGGAGCGCCTTCGAATAGCGGAACAGCCAAAGCTTGTTGCGCACTTCAAAGCGAAATCGCTCGCCCGGGTCTGTGTCGGTCGAAGCGCGCGCCTTGGTCTTATGCGTGACCACGCTCGCTGGAACGGACAGACCCACGCCGCCCCGGATCATTCGCGAGCTGAACTCGAAGTCATCGTTCCAGAGGAAGTAATCGACGATTGGGTATCCGAGAGTCCTGATTCGGTCTGCGTTGTACATCGACGAAACGAAGGAGATCGATCGCACCGCAAGCGACCCCGCCGCGCTTGCCCAGCCCTTCGTGGCTTTGGTCGCGAGCGGATGCTGCCGCGGCGTGTTCATGGGATGGTCCGTACCGTCGACCCAGGTAACGCGCGAGCCGACCGCGTACAGGTCAGTTCGCGGATAGGTCGCGACCGCTTCGAGCATGCCACTGAGCGCCTGCGGACTTGGAACGGTGTCGTCATCCATGACCCAGACCCACTGCGGATCATGGCGTGTGATGGCCGCGGCCATGCCGACGGCAAACCCCCCGGCACCTCCCGTATTTTCGGAGAGCTCAATCAGATCCGACTCCGGCGCCGTCTCGCGGACGACCTGAGATGAGTCATCGGTAGAGGCGTTGTTCACAACGACGATGGCATCTGCCGGTCGCTTCTGCGCTTGCAGGCCTGTGAGAACTTCCCGGAGGAGCTCGCTCCGGTTATACGCGACGACCACAGCCACTACGCGCGGATCCCTCGCCACCAATAACCACCGTTCCTTCTCGCAGGCAATCTGGGCAAGTTTACCGCTGGGCCGACGTGAACCTCCTGAGGAAGCGCGCCGGCCGATTACCAGGGCAGCTTACAAGTCACTGTGGAGCGTCCACAGCAAGCTCGCGGAGTCCGCCCATGTGAAGGCGCGAGCGCGGTCGTGCGAAAGGACTCGCAGCCGATCGCGTTGCGAGCCGTCGCTGAGTACGGCACTCATCGCCTCGGCGAGTCGGTCCGCATATCCCTTGCCTTCGGCTTCCACGACGTAGCCGGCACCACCCGCCGTCTCGACGAGTGCGGGATCGTCGGAATGGATGACGGGCGTGCCGAACGTGAAGGCTTCCACGAGCGGCATCCCGAATCCCTCACCGACGCTCGGCACCACGAGCGCCGACGCGCGCGAGAGCACGAGTGCCTTGTCGGCATCGGCGAGCTCGCCCAGGCCCGCGACGCGCCCTTCGCTCACGCCCGCCTCGTCCGCTGTACCTTCGATCGTGACGTCGCCCCATGTCTCGGGACCGATGATCAGCAGTGGGAGGTCCGGCGCGTTGGACCGCGCCATCGCTGTGATCAGCTCGATGATTCCTCGCCGCGGCTCGAGAGACCCCATGGCGACGATGTAATCAGGGGGCAGGCCGAGCTCTTTTGCACGCTGGTCGGGATTGACGGGAAGGCGGAGCGTGCTTGGTGCGGCACCGGGGATCACTCGCACTCGCTGCCCAAAATCGGCGATGTCCGAGAGTTGATTCGCAAGTGCGTGAGTGGGAACGACGAGTGCGTCAGCGTGTTTCAGCGCTCGTTTCAGCAGTGCTTTCTGACCCGACACCGTCGCGGGCGTGAGAGACTTCGGCTGCGTCCACGGCAAGAGGTCGTGCAAGGTAACAGTGATCTGAGTGCCGTGATCGACATCGTGCTTGACCAGGGGGGCCAAGAGCGTCGGTGAATGGATGAGCCCTGTCGAAACCTGGGGCGAGGCAACGCCCAGTTGCCACGCGGCCGAGAGTTCACGACGCCTCAGCGTCGTCTTGTGCAAACCGGAGAGGCCGCCAAGGCGCTTACGCACGTCCGCTACTTCGTCGTCACCGTGCGCCGCGATGATCGCCTCGACATCGCAGCCCCTCGGGGCGGTCCGGATCAAAGCACGAGCGAGGTCACGACTGTAGGCGCCCAAATCGCCTTGCACAGGAGGAATCATCTGATCGACGATCACCCGAAGCGTAGTCATCAGAACGACAGCCCTTCCTGCGCCGAGGGACCGACGCATGACCCTAATTTACGGGACATCTGGGCCCCATCTGGCCTTTCTGGTCGATACGCGCGGAGCCAGCACATAGCATTGAGGGCATGTCAGGGGCACGAACCAGGGGGAGAAGTCTGCGCGTTGTGGCGATTGGCGCGATTGCGTTAATGGCGGCGACAGTGATTTCGGTACTGCCCTTCACGCAAGACGAAGCGAATGCGGCGACGTTCAGCGCTGGACGCATCATCGACGACGCGATCTTCTTCGATTCGTCATCAATGACTGAGTCGGAGATCCAGTCGTTCCTGAACTCAAAGGTGTCGACCTGCAAGTCCGGCTACACCTGCCTTAAGTCCTACAAGGAGTCGACGAAGTCTCGCGCTTCGGACAAGTACTGCTCGGCTTATACCGGCGGAAGCAACGAGAGCGCAGCCCGCATCATCTACAAGGTGGCGCGTGCATGCGGAATGAACCCTCAGGTGCTCCTCGTGACCCTCCAGAAAGAGCAGGGGCTCGTAACCTCGACGGCACCGACAGCGGGCAAGTACCGGATCGCGATGGGGTACGCATGCCCCGACACCGCTGCGTGCGACACCAAGTACTACGGCTTCTCCAATCAGGTCTACAACGCTGCCCGACAGCTTCACAGGTACACCGTCGACAGTTACTTCTCGTGGTTCCCTGTTGGAAAAACAGTCGGAGTCCAATATCACCCGAATGCCAGTTGCGGCAAGAAGTCCGTCTACATCGAGACGAAGGCTACCGCTGCTCTGTACTACTACACGCCATACACGCCGAACACCGCCGCCCTTAACGCCGGCTACGGCACCGGCGACACCTGCTCGAGCTACGGAAACCGAAACTTCTTCAATTACTTCAACGCATGGTTCGGCTCGACGTGGACGAACGATGGCGTCGCACCCCAGCTCGCCGGAATCTACACATCGCAATACTCTGAGCTCGGCAAGCCGCAGGGCAACCCGATCCGCTACGCGGACGGGGGTGTCGCACAGGCCTTCGAGCGCGGCTGGGCGTACTGGAGCAAGGCGACCGGAGCGCACTACTCACAGGACCAGATCCTGACGTCGTACACGACCCTCAAGGGGCCTGAAGGAGTTCTCGGATACCCGACAGGGGACGTCAAGAACGAGACGGGCGGCGGTCTGAGCCAGCAGTTCCAGAAGGGTGCGCTCTACTGGTCCCCTGGCAACAGCATCCACCGCCTCAGCGGACAGATCTTGAAGTCGTATCTCGCCCTGGGCGGCCCCTCCGGTAAGCTCGGATACCCGGTGGATGCGGAGTCCTCGCTCGGGACCGGGATGTCGATGCAGCCGTTCGTGAAGGGTGCCCTGTACTACTCGACGAAGCTCGGCATTCACTTCATGAGCGCGCAGATCAAGACGGAGTACGACAAGCTCGGCGGCGTCAAGAGCGCACTCGGTTTCCCCACTGACAGTACGCGATCGTTCAAGAATGGAATGTCGGGGCAGACGTTCCAGAGCGGATCGCTCTATTGGTCCTCCGCTCACGGCCCCGTCGTCACGACTCGACACTACGGTGCCGACCGTTACGCCACGGGCGCGAGCGTGTCTCGTTCGACCGCGCAGACAAAGGGCAAGGTCTACATTGCGACGGGCGCGAACTATCCGGATGCGCTCGGCGCGGCGGCCCTCGCGGGTAAAAATGACGCCTCATTGCTTCTCGTGACGAGGACGTCCGTCCCCGGCACGGTTGCTTCAGAGCTCAAGCGGCTGGCACCTTCGCAAATCGTCATCGTGGGTGGCACGGGCGTGGTTTCTTCCGCGGTAGAGAAGTCGCTGAAGTCGTACGCGCCTGTCTCACGGATTTCGGGCAGCGATCGATTCGAGACATCGCGCAACACCGCGAAGCAGTTCGGCGCCGCGGGGGCTCAGACGGCGTTCATCTCCACGGGTTGGGACTTCCCCGACGCGCTGACCGCCGGATCAGCCGCCGGCTCACTGGGCGCCCCGGTGATCCTCGTGGACGGCAAGAAGTCCGCTCTTGACGCGAAGACGTCGCAAGTGCTGAAGACGCTGAAGGTGCAGAACATCGTGATCGTCGGCGGAACCGGTGTCGTGAGTTCTGGCATCTCCTCCGCGCTCAGCAAGTCCGGCTACGGCGTCTCCCGACTCTCCGGTGCAGATCGGTACGCGACGGCGGCGGCCATCAACTCGAAGTACTTCCCGACCGCGGACGCCGCGTACTTCGCGACAGGCACGGATTTCGCTGATGCGCTCACGGGCAGTGCGGCAGCAGGAGCGGACGGTGCTCCGTTGTACATCACCACAAAGTCCTGCATCCCGGCAAGCAACAAGAACGCCATCACCAAGCAGTCGCCCACGACGGTCCGGCTGCTCGGCGGGCCTGCCGTCGTCGGCGACCAAGTGGGACGCCTGGAGATCTGCGGCTGACGCTCGTTCTCGAAGGTTCCGCTTGGGCTCGAGCGCATAGGCTGAGTGCCTGGGCGAGAGGAGCACCGTGACCGCAGGAATCATCCTCGACATCGTGCTGGTCGTCGCGCTGCTCGTCGCGATCGTGGCGGGGTTCCGGCGCGGCTTCCTGCGCACGGTCGGCTCGCTCATCGGGCTGGTCGCGGGCGGGCTCGCAGCCCTGCTGCTCATGCCGGTAGTCGCGTCGTTCGTTCCGGCGCCGGGCTGGAATGTGCTCGTCGCGCTGCTGGTCGGGCTGTTCATCGTCGGGGTGGGCGTCAGCATCGGATCCTGGTTCGGCAGCCTGCTGCGCCGGCCCGTGCGGAAGCTCAAGCTCGGTCCGGTCGACCGGCTGCTCGGCGCGCTCGCGAACGGCGTCGTCGCTCTCCTCGTCATGCTGCTGCTCGCGACGAGCGCGAGCGGGCTCGGCGTTCCAGCGCTCACGCAGGCCGTCGCCTCCTCGACGGTGCTGCGCACGCTCGAGGGCCTCACGCCGGCGCCCGTCGAGGGCGGGATCGCCCGCTTCCGCGCGCTCGTGATCAGCAACGGCATCCCGACGGTGCTCGGCGCCGCCGGCCTACCGCAGCAAGGGCAGATCCCGGATGCCGACACGAACACGCCGGCGCTCCGGAAGGCGGCGCAGTCGGTCACGCGCATCACGGCCAACTCCCCCATGTGCGGCACGCGCAGCTCGGGCAGCGGCTTCGTCATCGACGACGGAC encodes the following:
- a CDS encoding MarP family serine protease, with amino-acid sequence MTAGIILDIVLVVALLVAIVAGFRRGFLRTVGSLIGLVAGGLAALLLMPVVASFVPAPGWNVLVALLVGLFIVGVGVSIGSWFGSLLRRPVRKLKLGPVDRLLGALANGVVALLVMLLLATSASGLGVPALTQAVASSTVLRTLEGLTPAPVEGGIARFRALVISNGIPTVLGAAGLPQQGQIPDADTNTPALRKAAQSVTRITANSPMCGTRSSGSGFVIDDGLVMTNAHVVAGATDAVVEVPGELPRAASLVYFDPENDIAVLSVRGLDAPALPFAPDPNAGSTAFFQGYPYGGPFVSRSAGVLGTGEIQVQDIYNQKDVTRSVTSLAAHVEPGNSGGPLLTSDGAVAGMIFARAEGGNDIGFALSMEEITPVLAQAGSFSSAVPSGSCSAH
- a CDS encoding glycosyltransferase, which codes for MTGNSTGPQFSLLLPVYMNDRADHFERAFLSSTRDQTLPPSEVILVQDGEVPDLLASSIAKMKQSTKVPVRHIEIAERGGLANALTVGLNACSYDIVARMDADDVSLSSRFEKQMEKIADGYDLVGTGMLEFTDDTSEVIGKRTPPTGTATIARYSRFHDPFNHPTVMYRRPAVAAAGGYDDIGLMEDYWLFARMIQHGARVENLPEPLVMYRVGAGAYARRGGRKQFRAEWDLQRALRRAGFTTRFQFLRNFVVRGVYRFVPVSVRRVLYRRLIQRGFRDDTSGAQGQA
- a CDS encoding cell wall-binding repeat-containing protein, translated to MTESEIQSFLNSKVSTCKSGYTCLKSYKESTKSRASDKYCSAYTGGSNESAARIIYKVARACGMNPQVLLVTLQKEQGLVTSTAPTAGKYRIAMGYACPDTAACDTKYYGFSNQVYNAARQLHRYTVDSYFSWFPVGKTVGVQYHPNASCGKKSVYIETKATAALYYYTPYTPNTAALNAGYGTGDTCSSYGNRNFFNYFNAWFGSTWTNDGVAPQLAGIYTSQYSELGKPQGNPIRYADGGVAQAFERGWAYWSKATGAHYSQDQILTSYTTLKGPEGVLGYPTGDVKNETGGGLSQQFQKGALYWSPGNSIHRLSGQILKSYLALGGPSGKLGYPVDAESSLGTGMSMQPFVKGALYYSTKLGIHFMSAQIKTEYDKLGGVKSALGFPTDSTRSFKNGMSGQTFQSGSLYWSSAHGPVVTTRHYGADRYATGASVSRSTAQTKGKVYIATGANYPDALGAAALAGKNDASLLLVTRTSVPGTVASELKRLAPSQIVIVGGTGVVSSAVEKSLKSYAPVSRISGSDRFETSRNTAKQFGAAGAQTAFISTGWDFPDALTAGSAAGSLGAPVILVDGKKSALDAKTSQVLKTLKVQNIVIVGGTGVVSSGISSALSKSGYGVSRLSGADRYATAAAINSKYFPTADAAYFATGTDFADALTGSAAAGADGAPLYITTKSCIPASNKNAITKQSPTTVRLLGGPAVVGDQVGRLEICG
- a CDS encoding glycosyltransferase; amino-acid sequence: MAVVVAYNRSELLREVLTGLQAQKRPADAIVVVNNASTDDSSQVVRETAPESDLIELSENTGGAGGFAVGMAAAITRHDPQWVWVMDDDTVPSPQALSGMLEAVATYPRTDLYAVGSRVTWVDGTDHPMNTPRQHPLATKATKGWASAAGSLAVRSISFVSSMYNADRIRTLGYPIVDYFLWNDDFEFSSRMIRGGVGLSVPASVVTHKTKARASTDTDPGERFRFEVRNKLWLFRYSKALRPLEKILYGASSLARWGRTFLKSPDRATLRAAFVQGVKEARERKPRLNAEALLGAGVPADVLEEIRRAA
- a CDS encoding glycosyltransferase family 4 protein, whose translation is MRRSLGAGRAVVLMTTLRVIVDQMIPPVQGDLGAYSRDLARALIRTAPRGCDVEAIIAAHGDDEVADVRKRLGGLSGLHKTTLRRRELSAAWQLGVASPQVSTGLIHSPTLLAPLVKHDVDHGTQITVTLHDLLPWTQPKSLTPATVSGQKALLKRALKHADALVVPTHALANQLSDIADFGQRVRVIPGAAPSTLRLPVNPDQRAKELGLPPDYIVAMGSLEPRRGIIELITAMARSNAPDLPLLIIGPETWGDVTIEGTADEAGVSEGRVAGLGELADADKALVLSRASALVVPSVGEGFGMPLVEAFTFGTPVIHSDDPALVETAGGAGYVVEAEGKGYADRLAEAMSAVLSDGSQRDRLRVLSHDRARAFTWADSASLLWTLHSDL